The nucleotide sequence CTCAGGGAATAGACCTGCCGGTGCAATATACGGTTCGCCTCAGCGAATACATCTAGGGGGCCTGAAACATCGAGTAGCTGAACGTCAGGCACAGCCAATATGGTGATGTTGTGAATCATTGCTCTACAGAAGTCTTATTTAATCTTAGTGTCCTGAATCATCGTTATAAGTTAATTCAGGACGGGTGTCATGTGTTTTATGCTGACCTTCACTTAATCAACCGGAGACAGCATATGAATTTTTCAATTAACGGCGTGAGTATTCCTGATACCCAAATAACCCGTGATGCAACCACGTTCATCCGCGATACGGAATCTGACCTGCTTTTTCATCATTCAAGTCGTGTTTACTACTGGGGTGCGCTCGCCGGTCAGCGTCTTGGGCTTAACGTGGATCATGAACTGCTCTATGTCGGATGTATGTTTCATGACATCGGCCTGACACATGAACACTGTAGCTGTGACAAACGATTCGAGGTTGACGGCGCGAATGCGGCGAAACATTTCCTGCAAGGATACGGTATCGCTCAGGCCGATATTGATAAAGTCTGGACGGCGATTGCTTTACATACCACGCCGGGCATTCCAGAGTTTATGGTACCCGAAATTGCGCTCGTTACTGCTGGCGTTGAAATGGATGTGTTGGGGATCAATTACGAAGCGTTCAGCGACAGTGAGCGCACTGCGGTTGTACAGCATCACCCACGTACTGACGGCTTCAAGGAAGATATCATTCAGGCTTTTTATGATGGCATCAAGGACAAGTCCCAGACAATGTTTGGTGGCTTCAATGTGGATGTCATACAGGATAAACAGCCGGGACTTGTTCCCCTCAATTACTGTAACGTAATCCGCAATTCCCGCTGGAAAGGCTAAATGTCCTATTGTGGCAGATGAAGGATAACCTGCTACTCAAATGCAGGTTATCCGTTTTGAGTCTACAGGAGCAGGCACAGAGAAGATCTGCCTGAAAAACAGGTATACCCGTCATCTTTCAAGTTGCCTCTTTGTTGGCTGCACTCACTTCCCCCAGTCACAGAGTTATCTATGCTCCCGGGGATTCGTTCCCTTGCCGTCGCGATGCATCTTGAAATCCATAAGGTATAGATCACTAACTCTTTTTCTCCGCGTCAAAGTCAAACAGATCTTTTAATTCAATCTGTAAACCACTTGCTATGACATTGATAACTTCAAGCGTGGGGTTCCTGACGCCACGTTCAATGCCACTGATATAAGTACGATCAAGCCCACATTTATCGGCAAAAGCTTCCTGAGACATACCAGATGCCATTCTGATATATCTAACTCTTTGTCCAAAAATGGATTTTATCGTGTTAGGTTTTTTCATTCGATAAGTATCGAACGATGTTACTTATCAAACCACGGACTATAAGTCACGTTTTCCTGTAACTCGTGTTACTAATATGACTTACCGCAAAAATACGATGAATGATATTTTAATAACAAAGTGATCTTGTCATTGGGAGGATTAAAACGCTCAATTATCATGGCACAAAAGGCATATATAGCTTCTCTTATCATTCGCTTCCTTAATGGCATAGACGCTACCGCCTTTGTTTGGGATTACGCCAAACAAATATAACGTTACAAACCAAAAATATGAAAAATCTTCGAACACATTAATTAAATTAATTTATTTTATCAAGAAATTTGCCAATCTGGTCGCAAGTATTATTTATTAAGTACGATTTTTGCGCGTATAAGCCGCTAATACCGTACGTTCTGACTGCTCCAGATAGCTTTTTAACTCGGAGGCCGCACTTTCTGGTTCACCTTTCTCAAGTAACGCCAAAATATGGGCATTCTGATCAATATAAGGAACATAAAAAAGTTCAGGATCGTTCAGATAACCAAAAGCCAGCCGCAATTCCGCAGAAATATGCCCATAGAATGTTATCAGCCGTTCACTGTCAGTCAGTTCAACAATAGCTGAATGAAATGCCATATTTGCAGTTCCTACACCGATCCAGTCCTGAGTATCACGACACCGTTTAGCCATTTCGATTGCACCGCGCATGTGTTCAACCGCAGGATGCATAGGATAAGATTGCGCCAATGCCTGACACTCAATAAGCCGCCGGATTCGATAAATATCGATAATAGAAGCGATACTCGGAGTGGCGACGAAAACACCACGGTTAGGTTCATATCGCAGTAACCCTTCCTGAGTCAGTACCCGAAAAACCTCACGTAATGTATTACGCGATATTTCAAGTTGTTCGCTCAAAGCCGCTTCTGATAGTCGTTGACCGGGTGATAGCTCCCCAATAATCAATTTCTGCCGGATAATATCTGTAACTTTTTCACTTAACGTCTTAGGAGAGGAATTATTTTTTTTCATCATAATTAATTGAAAGAGCGGACCAAATGTCGCAAACCTGGCCACAAGCTCCCGGCTGCTAAAGATAAGAATGGCAGGCATCTTCACACATTCACCTACTGCCAGCAAGCATAGAGATTCCTCCCCACTGACTGTTTTCTACGCCAGAATGATTATTGCCTCATAATGGTGCATTAAACGCACCACCATAGAACATCACTATTATAAAAAGTGATCTGCATTTCATTTTTATCATTAAAAAATAATTTTATTTGCCTATTCTTTCGCCTCACTCTATTTATTGTTCAACAATAAAAAAACAATAATTTAACAATAAATGCAAATTATCCAACGATGGTACGCATATTGCTTAGATATATACCCTATGGATTTCAAGATGCATCGCGGCGGCAAGGGAGCGAATCCCCGGGAGCATAGATAACTATGTGACCGGGGTGAGTGAGTGCAGCCAACAAAGAAGCAACTTGAAAGATAACGGGT is from Photorhabdus laumondii subsp. laumondii and encodes:
- a CDS encoding GntR family transcriptional regulator translates to MKKNNSSPKTLSEKVTDIIRQKLIIGELSPGQRLSEAALSEQLEISRNTLREVFRVLTQEGLLRYEPNRGVFVATPSIASIIDIYRIRRLIECQALAQSYPMHPAVEHMRGAIEMAKRCRDTQDWIGVGTANMAFHSAIVELTDSERLITFYGHISAELRLAFGYLNDPELFYVPYIDQNAHILALLEKGEPESAASELKSYLEQSERTVLAAYTRKNRT
- a CDS encoding HD domain-containing protein; amino-acid sequence: MNFSINGVSIPDTQITRDATTFIRDTESDLLFHHSSRVYYWGALAGQRLGLNVDHELLYVGCMFHDIGLTHEHCSCDKRFEVDGANAAKHFLQGYGIAQADIDKVWTAIALHTTPGIPEFMVPEIALVTAGVEMDVLGINYEAFSDSERTAVVQHHPRTDGFKEDIIQAFYDGIKDKSQTMFGGFNVDVIQDKQPGLVPLNYCNVIRNSRWKG
- the xreR1 gene encoding cell morphology transcriptional regulator XreR1 codes for the protein MKKPNTIKSIFGQRVRYIRMASGMSQEAFADKCGLDRTYISGIERGVRNPTLEVINVIASGLQIELKDLFDFDAEKKS